A portion of the Plodia interpunctella isolate USDA-ARS_2022_Savannah chromosome 4, ilPloInte3.2, whole genome shotgun sequence genome contains these proteins:
- the LOC128669238 gene encoding uncharacterized protein LOC128669238 isoform X1 — protein sequence MDARLLLVLAVSAHLCSITTADGPVYDGVPAKPSAPAAPAGNFLTQTVYGFLDFTTTIGNTVMVFSPQSAPPPEPPQTEKSVQENIIETKPPPPSVTTAKPEAIKPSKISDKDKTNKPATPAVISSAVTVMSSPPKNEEKLPNAPKSVISEQKQVITKVEVVAGPSKIVESSPSKSMQKSNKQNSQAKKPKPEIKSVTNIVSSKVEVKQEPPPTIISSKLNSVVEIKSSQADEEPAILITNNNIGEPEYDFLSRQPSEFVEETYKVINIRPSKTHGPKPKQGHKHRPHQPTPPPEDDEHPIGLVTTLGGTIVKDGLTTVHETSVIGTYISGKYAQVLNSNSKILPASGHRAKISPSPTNRILKTAAPGGFNKNRYNLEPTPSINDEETNSKTTRRHSSSGSSFKNRHKQQSSQDIDNHDSSPPAQSKKYKNRNSSQSQRTQSTRYGRRSNTPQLATVSVFSEPSASSFSNRRKNNRNSGHKTTVTPSSNDNQSRRGFKPRVQATPVEQVTPSVSTSVYKFKLNRSPGSGRWQYKTSPKPKVTIRKMAGDDDQTTPNPNPILDDPQSNELSPQARSDNDLELSGSQSGLGTLLENDTEDNSIEKPPPVETLKVEISTPADFKDVYYEIATIKSPYTFQVGRVKNTRIITVTSTIEKRIEPTLVVNSQSSLNEPLTENILATASPYGKDHNLLDSSIATLPPITLSSDMETPPLETVTETFSTTQNMLKTHILPVVRDVNITSSLTFIQTYQVTRFVTATKTLPPMDFYQFIPSKTLKEFNSRLDEAGSELHLELDFGDSNEDEEGVPRRVFPSDLDLANVGSEFDLTEVDKYRLPDNHLRLKKAHGQNKSNQVTEPPSPATPALTPEQAQQLALLRLLNPAAAAQIPNVVTTSKPILKYETVYESHVIPVFDGKNTIQSTISRPVATVTKTEYEVGTSSLPALPLQPINPLFPQQQFSVTSTPVVLNTEVTATDSQVLKLTFGAKTVYTTLFTTKVVPTILTSYVTSSVPVAPSAGFPGYFPAPFAPFPYVG from the exons aaCCACCTCAGACTGAAAAGTCTGTACAAGAAAATATCATAGAAACAAAACCGCCTCCTCCATCAGTTACTACTGCTAAACCAGAAGCCATCAAACCAAGCAAAATATCAGATAAAGACAAGACAAATAAACCAGCAACTCCTGCCGTCATATCCAGCGCTGTTACAGTTATGTCTTCCCCACCTAAAAACGAGGAGAAACTCCCAAATGCGCCAAAATCTGTCATCAGTGAACAAAAACaagttattacaaaagtaGAAGTTGTCGCTGGACCATCCAAAATTGTTGAAAGTAGTCCTTCAAAATCAATGCAAAAATCAAACAAGCAAAACTCACAAGCTAAAAAACCAAAACcagaaataaaaagtgttaCCAATATTGTAAGCAGCAAAGTTGAAGTTAAGCAAGAACCTCCACCGACGATCATTAGCTCCAAGCTAAATAGTGTAGTAGAAATCAAATCTAGCCAAGCTGATGAAGAGCCTGCCATTCTTATcaccaataataatattggagAGCCCGAATATGATTTCTTATCACGACAACCTTCAGAATTTGTTGAAGAAACCTacaaagttataaatattagacCATCAAAAACTCATGGGCCAAAACCAAAGCAAGGACACAAACATAGACCACATCAACCAACTCCACCTCCTGAAGACGATGAACATCCTATTGGTCTTGTAACAACTCTAGGAGGTACCATAGTCAAAGATGGATTAACAACAGTACATGAAACCAGTGTTATAGGAACATATATATCTGGAAAATACGCACAAGTTTTGAACAGTAATTCTAAAATACTACCAGCCAGTGGTCATAGAGCTAAAATTTCTCCAAGTCCAACAAATAGAATCTTAAAAACAGCAGCACCGGGAGGATTTAATAAGAACAGATATAATCTGGAACCTACACCGTCAATTAATGATGAAGAAACTAATAGCAAAACAACACGCAGACATTCGAGCAGCGGAAGTTCTTTCAAAAATCGCCATAAACAACAAAGCAGCCAAGATATTGATAATCACGACAGCTCTCCCCCTGctcaaagtaaaaaatataaaaaccgGAATTCTTCACAATCTCAACGCACTcaaag TACTCGTTATGGCCGACGATCAAACACTCCTCAACTGGCAACCGTCTCTGTTTTCAGTGAACCATCAGCATCCTCGTTTTCCAACAGAAGAAAGAATAACAGGAATTCTGGACACAAAACCACCGTAACCCCATCAAGTAATGATAACCAATCAAGACGTGGTTTTAAACCTCGCGTTCAAGCTACACCAGTCGAACAAGTTACTCCTTCTGTTTCGACAAGtgtttataaattcaaattaaatcgTTCTCCTGGCTCAGGTCGATGGCAGTACAAAACCAGCCCCAAACCAAAAGTGACGATACGCAAGATGGCTGGCGACGATGACCAAACTACACCAAATCCTAATCCAATACTTGACGACCCACAATCTAATGAACTTTCTCCTCAAGCTCGATCAGACAACGACCTCGAGTTGTCAGGATCACAAAGTGGCCTTGGTACTCTTCTTGAAAATGATACAGAAGACAACTCGATAGAGAAGCCACCACCGGTCGAAACACTTAAAGTAGAAATATCAACTCCTGCTGATTTCAAAGATGTTTATTACGAAATTGCTACAATCAAATCTCCTTACACATTCCAG GTTGGACGTGTCAAGAATACCCGCATTATTACAGTTACTTCTACAATTGAAAAACGCATCGAACCTACTTTAGTAGTTAATTCACAAAGCTCTCTAAACGAACCTTTGACGGAAAACATATTGGCTACTGCATCGCCTTACGGAAAAGACCATAATTTACTTGATTCAAGTATTGCAACATTACCACCTATTACTTTGTCATCTGACATGGAAACCCCACCTCTGGAAACAGTCACAGAAACATTTAGTACTACACAAAATATGCTGAAAACGCATATTTTACCTGTCGTACGAGATGTCAACATAACAAGTAGCCTTACTTTTATACAAACGTATCAAGTCACAAGATTTGTAACTGCTACCAAAACATTGCCTCCTATGgacttttatcaatttattccAAGCAAAACATTAAAAGAATTCAATAGCCGTCTTGATGAAGCCGGTTCTGAGTTACATTTAGAACTTGATTTTGGTGACAGTAACGAAGACGAAGAGGGAGTGCCGAGGCGCGTATTTCCATCTGATTTGGATCTTGCTAATGTTGGATCAGAGTTTGACCTTACAGAAGTGGACAAATATAGATTACCTGATAACCACCTGAGACTAAAGAAAGCACATGGTCAGAATAAATCGAACCAAGTAACTGAACCTCCTAGTCCGGCCACGCCTGCATTGACTCCAGAGCAAGCACAACAACTAGCTCTATTAAGACTTCTTAATCCGGCAGCAGCTGCACAAATTCCCAATGTGGTGACGACTTCCAAACCTATCTTGAAATACGAGACAGTTTATGAATCACATGTAATACCTGTTTTCGATGGAAAGAACACAATTCAAAGCACTATATCAAGGCCGGTGGCTACTGTTACCAAAACGGAATATGAAGTGGGCACAAGTAGCCTTCCAGCGCTTCCGTTGCAGCCGATTAACCCTCTATTCCCTCAGCAGCAGTTCTCAGTAACTTCGACGCCTGTTGTTTTGAACACAGAAGTTACTGCCACGGACAGTCAAGTTCTAAAACTGACTTTCGGCGCCAAGACGGTGTACACGACATTGTTTACAACTAAAGTTGTGCCCACTATTCTGACTTCGTACGTAACGTCTTCGGTGCCGGTGGCTCCCAGTGCCGGCTTCCCGGGGTACTTCCCCGCGCCATTCGCGCCTTTCCCTTACGTTGGTTAA
- the LOC128669238 gene encoding uncharacterized protein LOC128669238 isoform X2: MDARLLLVLAVSAHLCSITTADGPVYDGVPAKPSAPAAPAGNFLTQTVYGFLDFTTTIGNTVMVFSPQSAPPPEPPQTEKSVQENIIETKPPPPSVTTAKPEAIKPSKISDKDKTNKPATPAVISSAVTVMSSPPKNEEKLPNAPKSVISEQKQVITKVEVVAGPSKIVESSPSKSMQKSNKQNSQAKKPKPEIKSVTNIVSSKVEVKQEPPPTIISSKLNSVVEIKSSQADEEPAILITNNNIGEPEYDFLSRQPSEFVEETYKVINIRPSKTHGPKPKQGHKHRPHQPTPPPEDDEHPIGLVTTLGGTIVKDGLTTVHETSVIGTYISGKYAQVLNSNSKILPASGHRAKISPSPTNRILKTAAPGGFNKNRYNLEPTPSINDEETNSKTTRRHSSSGSSFKNRHKQQSSQDIDNHDSSPPAQSKKYKNRNSSQSQRTQSEPSASSFSNRRKNNRNSGHKTTVTPSSNDNQSRRGFKPRVQATPVEQVTPSVSTSVYKFKLNRSPGSGRWQYKTSPKPKVTIRKMAGDDDQTTPNPNPILDDPQSNELSPQARSDNDLELSGSQSGLGTLLENDTEDNSIEKPPPVETLKVEISTPADFKDVYYEIATIKSPYTFQVGRVKNTRIITVTSTIEKRIEPTLVVNSQSSLNEPLTENILATASPYGKDHNLLDSSIATLPPITLSSDMETPPLETVTETFSTTQNMLKTHILPVVRDVNITSSLTFIQTYQVTRFVTATKTLPPMDFYQFIPSKTLKEFNSRLDEAGSELHLELDFGDSNEDEEGVPRRVFPSDLDLANVGSEFDLTEVDKYRLPDNHLRLKKAHGQNKSNQVTEPPSPATPALTPEQAQQLALLRLLNPAAAAQIPNVVTTSKPILKYETVYESHVIPVFDGKNTIQSTISRPVATVTKTEYEVGTSSLPALPLQPINPLFPQQQFSVTSTPVVLNTEVTATDSQVLKLTFGAKTVYTTLFTTKVVPTILTSYVTSSVPVAPSAGFPGYFPAPFAPFPYVG; encoded by the exons aaCCACCTCAGACTGAAAAGTCTGTACAAGAAAATATCATAGAAACAAAACCGCCTCCTCCATCAGTTACTACTGCTAAACCAGAAGCCATCAAACCAAGCAAAATATCAGATAAAGACAAGACAAATAAACCAGCAACTCCTGCCGTCATATCCAGCGCTGTTACAGTTATGTCTTCCCCACCTAAAAACGAGGAGAAACTCCCAAATGCGCCAAAATCTGTCATCAGTGAACAAAAACaagttattacaaaagtaGAAGTTGTCGCTGGACCATCCAAAATTGTTGAAAGTAGTCCTTCAAAATCAATGCAAAAATCAAACAAGCAAAACTCACAAGCTAAAAAACCAAAACcagaaataaaaagtgttaCCAATATTGTAAGCAGCAAAGTTGAAGTTAAGCAAGAACCTCCACCGACGATCATTAGCTCCAAGCTAAATAGTGTAGTAGAAATCAAATCTAGCCAAGCTGATGAAGAGCCTGCCATTCTTATcaccaataataatattggagAGCCCGAATATGATTTCTTATCACGACAACCTTCAGAATTTGTTGAAGAAACCTacaaagttataaatattagacCATCAAAAACTCATGGGCCAAAACCAAAGCAAGGACACAAACATAGACCACATCAACCAACTCCACCTCCTGAAGACGATGAACATCCTATTGGTCTTGTAACAACTCTAGGAGGTACCATAGTCAAAGATGGATTAACAACAGTACATGAAACCAGTGTTATAGGAACATATATATCTGGAAAATACGCACAAGTTTTGAACAGTAATTCTAAAATACTACCAGCCAGTGGTCATAGAGCTAAAATTTCTCCAAGTCCAACAAATAGAATCTTAAAAACAGCAGCACCGGGAGGATTTAATAAGAACAGATATAATCTGGAACCTACACCGTCAATTAATGATGAAGAAACTAATAGCAAAACAACACGCAGACATTCGAGCAGCGGAAGTTCTTTCAAAAATCGCCATAAACAACAAAGCAGCCAAGATATTGATAATCACGACAGCTCTCCCCCTGctcaaagtaaaaaatataaaaaccgGAATTCTTCACAATCTCAACGCACTcaaag TGAACCATCAGCATCCTCGTTTTCCAACAGAAGAAAGAATAACAGGAATTCTGGACACAAAACCACCGTAACCCCATCAAGTAATGATAACCAATCAAGACGTGGTTTTAAACCTCGCGTTCAAGCTACACCAGTCGAACAAGTTACTCCTTCTGTTTCGACAAGtgtttataaattcaaattaaatcgTTCTCCTGGCTCAGGTCGATGGCAGTACAAAACCAGCCCCAAACCAAAAGTGACGATACGCAAGATGGCTGGCGACGATGACCAAACTACACCAAATCCTAATCCAATACTTGACGACCCACAATCTAATGAACTTTCTCCTCAAGCTCGATCAGACAACGACCTCGAGTTGTCAGGATCACAAAGTGGCCTTGGTACTCTTCTTGAAAATGATACAGAAGACAACTCGATAGAGAAGCCACCACCGGTCGAAACACTTAAAGTAGAAATATCAACTCCTGCTGATTTCAAAGATGTTTATTACGAAATTGCTACAATCAAATCTCCTTACACATTCCAG GTTGGACGTGTCAAGAATACCCGCATTATTACAGTTACTTCTACAATTGAAAAACGCATCGAACCTACTTTAGTAGTTAATTCACAAAGCTCTCTAAACGAACCTTTGACGGAAAACATATTGGCTACTGCATCGCCTTACGGAAAAGACCATAATTTACTTGATTCAAGTATTGCAACATTACCACCTATTACTTTGTCATCTGACATGGAAACCCCACCTCTGGAAACAGTCACAGAAACATTTAGTACTACACAAAATATGCTGAAAACGCATATTTTACCTGTCGTACGAGATGTCAACATAACAAGTAGCCTTACTTTTATACAAACGTATCAAGTCACAAGATTTGTAACTGCTACCAAAACATTGCCTCCTATGgacttttatcaatttattccAAGCAAAACATTAAAAGAATTCAATAGCCGTCTTGATGAAGCCGGTTCTGAGTTACATTTAGAACTTGATTTTGGTGACAGTAACGAAGACGAAGAGGGAGTGCCGAGGCGCGTATTTCCATCTGATTTGGATCTTGCTAATGTTGGATCAGAGTTTGACCTTACAGAAGTGGACAAATATAGATTACCTGATAACCACCTGAGACTAAAGAAAGCACATGGTCAGAATAAATCGAACCAAGTAACTGAACCTCCTAGTCCGGCCACGCCTGCATTGACTCCAGAGCAAGCACAACAACTAGCTCTATTAAGACTTCTTAATCCGGCAGCAGCTGCACAAATTCCCAATGTGGTGACGACTTCCAAACCTATCTTGAAATACGAGACAGTTTATGAATCACATGTAATACCTGTTTTCGATGGAAAGAACACAATTCAAAGCACTATATCAAGGCCGGTGGCTACTGTTACCAAAACGGAATATGAAGTGGGCACAAGTAGCCTTCCAGCGCTTCCGTTGCAGCCGATTAACCCTCTATTCCCTCAGCAGCAGTTCTCAGTAACTTCGACGCCTGTTGTTTTGAACACAGAAGTTACTGCCACGGACAGTCAAGTTCTAAAACTGACTTTCGGCGCCAAGACGGTGTACACGACATTGTTTACAACTAAAGTTGTGCCCACTATTCTGACTTCGTACGTAACGTCTTCGGTGCCGGTGGCTCCCAGTGCCGGCTTCCCGGGGTACTTCCCCGCGCCATTCGCGCCTTTCCCTTACGTTGGTTAA